One genomic segment of Melospiza melodia melodia isolate bMelMel2 chromosome 22, bMelMel2.pri, whole genome shotgun sequence includes these proteins:
- the SET gene encoding protein SET, whose protein sequence is MSAPAAKVSKKELNSNHDGADETSEKEQQEAIEHIDEVQNEIDRLNEQASEEILKVEQKYNKLRQPFFQKRSELIAKIPNFWVTTFVNHPQVSALLGEEDEEALHYLTRVEVTEFEDIKSGYRIDFYFDENPYFENKVLSKEFHLNESGDPSSKSTEIKWKSGKDLTKRSSQTQNKASRKRQHEEPESFFTWFTDHSDAGADELGEVIKDDIWPNPLQYYLVPDMDDEEGEGEEDDDDDEEEEGLEDIDEEGDEDEGEEDEDDDEGEEGEEDEGEDD, encoded by the exons ATGTCGGCGCCGGCGGCCAAAGTCAGTAAGAAGGAGCTGAACTCCAACCACGATGGGGCCGACGAGACCTCAG AAAAAGAGCAACAGGAAGCAATTGAACACATTGATGAAGTACAGAATGAAATAGACAG ACTGAATGAACAAGCCAGTGAGGAAATTTTGAAAGTAGAACAGAAATACAACAAACTCCGCCAACCATTCTTCCAGAAGAGGTCAGAATTGATcgccaaaatcccaaatttctgggTAACAACATTTGTCAACCACCCACAAG TATCTGCACTGCTGGGAGAAGAAGATGAGGAAGCACTGCATTACTTGACCAGAGTTGAGGTGACAGAATTTGAAGACATCAAATCAGGTTACAGAATAGATTTT TATTTTGATGAGAATCCCTACTTTGAAAATAAAGTTCTCTCCAAAGAGTTTCACCTCAATGAAAGTGGAGACCCATCTTCAAAATCGACTGAGATCAAATGGAAATCTGGAAAG GACCTGACAAAACGTTCAAGCCAGACACAGAACAAAGCCAGTAGGAAGAGGCAGCATGAAGAGCCAGAAAGCTTCTTCACCTGGTTCACTGACCACTCTGATGCAGGGGCTGATGAGCTAGGAGAAGTCATCAAGGATGACATCTGGCCAAACCCTCTACAGTACTACTTG GTTCCTGATATGGATGATGAggaaggggagggagaggaggatgacgatgatgatgaagAGGAGGAAGGATTAGAGGATATTGATGAAGAAGGAGATGAAGATGAGggggaggaggatgaagatgatgatgagggagaggaaggagag GAGGATGAAGGAGAAGATGACTAA
- the PKN3 gene encoding serine/threonine-protein kinase N3, with protein sequence MAAMATPQGSSLLQLGSDVNLMDPSFQQKLEGEKELLRRAIQKELKIKEGAENLRKATTDRKNLVHIEHVLKSSNRKLEQLHWELQELNARILIPDKEKSPTDGSVSPDPCLWERNPDPMARKVEALKKQLHVEMKVKQGAENMIQMYSASKERKLLATAQQMLQDSKTKIEIIRMHIVKVSQSAGGMEDTVDPAVKMGTTISALELRIEELRHHLRIEAAVAEGAKNVLKILGGSRVQDRKFLAEAQGRLQESSQKIDLLRFSLERQLSELSPDHPKRALIKQELVNTSSLGARHGSMQPTSVIKPTALTGTLEVRLMGCQDLLENVPGRSRMTSSSPICGSPSDLRSLSRTRVGLGIHGRGVAGKYRNEEPSNEVLAVLKVDNKVVGQTNWGPVNNQAWDQSFAIELDRSRELEIAIYWRDWRELCAVKFLRLDDFLDNERHGMCLSLEPQGILFAEVMFCNPVIERKPKLQRQKRIFPKQKGKEFLRAPQMNMNVAAWGRLMMSFLPPCSSISTLSPPLHDPNHTDFPPVSPQSHGDSGSKLSSDFPVAKLAFVDEAPPKPPRLFLMANSKESAPSPADSPCLKRLHVEEKPCSSPVTGFPIPASPRKRTVQLEDFHCIAMLGRGHFGKVLLAQYKATGKLYAIKALKKKDIIRRDEIDSLNCEKRIFEVVNSSDHPFLVNMFACFQTPHHACFVMEYTPGGDLMMRIHEDVFPEHMAQFYTACVVLGLQFLHEKKIVYRDLKLDNLLLDAEGFVKIADFGLCKEGIGFGDRTNTFCGTPEFLAPEVLTDISYTRAVDWWGLGVLIYEMLVGESPFPGDDEEEVFDSIVNDEVRYPRFLSTEALAIIRKLLRKCPERRLGAGEKDAEEIKIQPFFKGIDWNALFARRLKPPFVPTLRDPTDISNFDEEFTSQKPILTPPEEVSVLTKKEQTVFKDFDFVSRHLLDV encoded by the exons ATGGCGGCAATGGCGACCCCGCAG ggcagctctcTCTTGCAGCTGGGCAGTGATGTGAATTTAATGGATCCAAGCTtccagcagaagctggagggtgAGAAGGAGCTGCTCCGCCGGGCCATACAGAAGGAACTGAAGATTAAAGAGGGAGCAGAAAACCTGCGCAAAGCCACAACTGACAGAAAGAACCTTGTCCACATCGAGCACGTGCTGAAATCTTCCAACAGAAAACTGGAGCAGCTGCACTGGGAACTTCAGGAGCTCAATGCAAGGATTTTGATACCAGACAAAGAGAAGAGTCCAACAG ATGGATCTGTATCTCCAGATCCCTGTCTCTGGGAAAGAAACCCAGACCCCATGGCAAGGAAGGTTGAAGCTTTGAAAAAGCAGCTGCATGTTGAAATGAAAGTGAAACAAGGAGCTGAGAACATGATCCAAATGTATTCAGCATCCAAG GAGAGGAAGCTGTTGGCTACAGCTCAGCAGATGCTTCAGGACAGCAAGACAAAGATTGAAATAATCCGCATGCACATTGTGAAAGTATCTCAGTCAGCAGGAGGGATGGAAGATACAGTGGATCCAGCAG TGAAGATGGGGACCACCATCAGTGCTTTGGAGCTGCGGATTGAGGAGCTGAGGCATCACCTGCGCATTGAAGCTGCTGTAGCAGAGGGGGCAAAAAATGTGCTGAAGATCCTGGGGGGCAGTCGGGTACAGGATCGCAAGTTTTTGGCTGAG GCTCAGGGTCGTTTGCAAGAGTCCTCTCAGAAGATTGATCTGCTGCGCTTCTCCCTGGAACGTCAGCTCAGTGAGCTTTCTCCTGATCACCCAAAAAGAGCCCTCATCAAACAGGAGCTGGTGAACACTTCCTCCCTGGGAGCCCGGCATGGCAGCATGCAACCCACTTCAGTCATCAAACCTACAGCCCTTACAG GAACGCTGGAAGTGAGGCTGATGGGGTGTCAGGATCTATTGGAAAATGTTCCAGGACGTTCCCGAATGACAAGTTCTTCTCCCATCTGTGGCAGCCCCAGTGATTTGAGGTCCCTTTCCCGGACACGAGTTGGCCTGGGCATCCATGGCCGTGGTGTTGCAGGAAAATACCGGAATGAGGAGCCAAGCA ATGAGGTCCTTGCTGTGCTCAAAGTGGACAATAAAGTGGTTGGCCAAACAAACTGGGGACCAGTTAATAACCAGGCGTGGGACCAGAGCTTTGCCATTGAGCTGGACCGG TCTCGTGAACTAGAAATTGCAATTTATTGGAGAGATTGGAGAGAGCTCTGTGCAGTGAAGTTTTTACGTTTGGATGATTTTCTTGATAATGAACGTCATGGGATGTGCCTCTCGCTGGAGCCCCAAGGAATCCTTTTTGCAGAG GTGATGTTCTGTAATCCTGTCATTGAGAGGAAACCAAAACTGCAGCGACAGAAGCGCATTTTCCCCAAACAGAAAG GGAAGGAATTTCTCCGAGCTCCCCAAATGAACATGAATGTTGCAGCTTGGGGTCGCCTGATGATGAGTTTCCTCCCTCCCTGTAGTTCCATCAGCACTCTGAGTCCCCCACTTCATGATCCCAATCACACAGACTTTCCTCCAGTTTCCCCACAAAGTCATGGGGATTCAGGGTCCAAATTGAGTAG TGATTTCCCTGTGGCTAAGCTTGCATTTGTTGATGAAGCACCACCCAAACCTCCACGGCTTTTTCTGATGGCCAACTCCAAGGAATCAGCTCCATCCCCTGCAGATTCTCCG TGCCTGAAGAGGCTACATGTTGAGGAGAAGCCTTGCAGCTCTCCTGTAACAGGATTTCCAATCCCAGCGTCTCCAAG GAAAAGGACAGTTCAGCTGGAGGATTTTCACTGCATTGCCATGTTGGGCCGTGGCCACTTTGGGAAG gtactgctAGCCCAATACAAGGCAACTGGGAAGCTGTATGCCATCAAAGCCTTGAAGAAAAAAGACATTATTAGGAGAGATGAAATTGATAG CTTGAACTGTGAGAAGCGAATATTTGAGGTGGTCAATTCTTCTGATCATCCATTCCTTGTGAACATGTTTGCCTgtttccagacccctcaccatgCCTGTTTTGTGATGGAATACACTCCAGGAGGGGATCTGATGATGCGCATACACGAAGATGTCTTTCCAGAGCATATGGCACA GTTTTATACAGCCTGTGTAGTCTTGGGGCTCCAGTTCTTGCATGAGAAGAAAATTGTTTATAG GGACCTGAAATTGGATAATCTCCTTTTAGATGCTGAAGGATTTGTGAAGATTGCAGATTTTGGACTGTGTAAGGAAG GAATAGGTTTTGGAGACCGGACAAACACCTTCTGTGGCACCCCTGAGTTCCTGGCCCCAGAAGTGCTGACAGACATCTCGTACACGCGGGCAGTGGACTGGTGGGGCCTGGGTGTGCTCATTTATGAGATGCTTGTTGGTGAG TCACCATTCCCTGGAGATGATGAGGAGGAAGTCTTTGACAGCATTGTCAATGATGAAGTTCGGTATCCGCGATTCCTTTCAACTGAAGCACTTGCCATAATCCGTAAG CTGCTTCGGAAATGTCCAGAGCGTAGACTGGGAGCAGGGGAAAAAGATGCAGAAGAGATTAAAATTCAGCCCTTTTTTAAG GGAATTGATTGGAATGCCTTGTTTGCCAGGAGGCTGAAGCCCCCCTTTGTGCCTACACTGAGAGATCCAACAGACATCAGCAACTTTGATGAAGAGTTCACCTCCCAAAAGCCAATCCTTACTCCTCCTGAGGAGGTTTCTGTCCTAACCAAGAAGGAGCAGACTGTCTTCAAGGACTTTGACTTTGTTTCCAGACATCTTTTAGATGTGTGA
- the ZDHHC12 gene encoding LOW QUALITY PROTEIN: palmitoyltransferase ZDHHC12 (The sequence of the model RefSeq protein was modified relative to this genomic sequence to represent the inferred CDS: inserted 1 base in 1 codon): MGPGGRWVRAAHTALSAALALGLLLHRTDLQKQEERGELLQPLIFVLLVLCSILLYFKVSLMDPGFVKPEEEVKEGEDKGQGVVIPQLPGDIKLRRCGYCLVKQPMRAKHCQQCQHCVRRYDHHCPWLENCVGERNHPLFIVYLSVQLVVLLWGGHVAWSGLYFEQSREWLQHNVFLLVSFLLILIFTIVVLLLLVSHLYLISCNTTTWEFMSHHRISYLRHSELENPFDQGIILNLWXIFCSRHLTAWENIYFHKNTEPV, encoded by the exons ATGGGCCCCGGCGGGCGCTGGGTGCGGGCGGCACACACGGCCCTCAGCGCGGCCCTGGCGCTCGGGCTCCTCCTGCACCGCACGG ATCTGCAAAAGCAAGAGGAGCGCGGGGAGCTGCTTCAGCCGCTGATCTTCGTTTTGCTGGTTTTATGCTCGATCCTGCTGTACTTCAAGGTGTCTCTCATGGATCCGGGTTTTGTTAAGCCTGAAGAGGAAGTGAAG GAAGGTGAAGATAAAGGACAAGGTGTGGTGATCCCTCAGCTTCCAGGTGACATTAAGCTGCGGCGCTGTGGTTACTGCCTGGTGAAG CAACCCATGCGAGCCAAgcactgccagcagtgccagcactgcgTGCGGCGCTACGACCATCACTGCCCCTGGCTTGAGAACTGTGTAGGAGAAAGGAATCACCCTCTGTTCATAGTTTACCTGAGTGTGCAGCttgtggttctgctgtggggaggcCATGTTGCTTG GTCAGGCCTTTACTTTGAACAATCCCGGGAGTGGCTGCAGCACAACGTTTTCCTCCTTGTGTCCTTCCTCCTGATACTCATATTCACCAttgtggtcctgctgctgcttgtTTCCCACCTGTACCTGATCTCATGCAACACCACGACCTGGGAGTTCATGTCCCACCACCGCATCTCCTACCTGCGGCACTCCGAGCTGGAGAACCCCTTTGACCAAGGGATAATCCTCAATCTCT AGATCTTCTGCTCACGCCACCTCACTGCATGGGAGAACATCTATTTTCACAAGAACACTGAGCCTGTCTAG